Proteins from a single region of Stappia sp. ES.058:
- the groL gene encoding chaperonin GroEL (60 kDa chaperone family; promotes refolding of misfolded polypeptides especially under stressful conditions; forms two stacked rings of heptamers to form a barrel-shaped 14mer; ends can be capped by GroES; misfolded proteins enter the barrel where they are refolded when GroES binds), translating into MSAKEVKFSTDARDRMLKGVDILANAVKVTLGPKGRNVVIDKAFGSPRITKDGVSVAKEIELEDKFENMGAQMVREVASKTNDIAGDGTTTATVLAQSIVREGVKAVAAGMNPMDLKRGVDLAAAAAVKDLESRSKKISTSGEVAQVGTISSNGDEQIGKDIADAMQRVGNEGVITVEEAKSLETELEVVEGMQFDRGYLSPYFVTNAEKMIADLEKPYILLFEKKLSNLQAMLPILESVVQSSRPLLIIAEDVEGEALATLVVNKLRGGLKIAAVKAPGFGDRRKAMLEDIAVLTGGTVISEDLGIKLENVTLEMLGTADKVEITKETTTIVDGAGQKADIEGRVTQIKAQIEETSSDYDREKLQERLAKLAGGVAVIRVGGATETEVKEKKDRVDDALNATRAAVEEGIVPGGGVALLRAKTAVEKLTSDNSDIMAGIKIVLRALEAPIRQIAENAGVEGSIVVGKIQENNDPNFGFNAQSEQFVDMVETGIIDPTKVVRTALQDAASIAGLLITTEAMVAELPKKDGGGAPAMPGGGMGGMDF; encoded by the coding sequence ATGTCTGCCAAGGAAGTCAAGTTTTCGACAGATGCCCGCGACCGTATGCTCAAGGGCGTCGACATTCTCGCCAATGCCGTGAAGGTCACGCTCGGCCCCAAGGGCCGCAACGTCGTCATCGACAAGGCCTTCGGGTCGCCGCGCATCACCAAGGACGGTGTCTCCGTCGCCAAGGAAATCGAGCTTGAAGACAAGTTCGAGAACATGGGCGCGCAGATGGTCCGCGAAGTCGCGTCCAAGACCAACGACATCGCCGGCGACGGCACGACCACCGCGACCGTGCTGGCCCAGTCCATCGTCCGCGAAGGCGTCAAGGCCGTTGCTGCCGGCATGAACCCGATGGACCTGAAGCGCGGCGTCGACCTTGCCGCTGCCGCTGCCGTCAAGGATCTGGAGAGCCGCTCCAAGAAGATCTCCACCTCCGGTGAAGTCGCGCAGGTCGGCACCATCTCGTCGAATGGCGACGAGCAGATCGGCAAGGACATCGCCGACGCCATGCAGCGCGTCGGCAACGAAGGCGTGATCACGGTCGAGGAAGCCAAGTCGCTCGAGACCGAACTCGAAGTCGTCGAAGGCATGCAGTTCGACCGCGGCTACCTGTCGCCCTACTTCGTGACCAATGCCGAAAAGATGATCGCGGATCTGGAGAAGCCCTACATTCTCCTGTTCGAGAAGAAGCTCTCCAACCTGCAGGCCATGCTGCCGATCCTCGAGTCGGTCGTGCAGTCCAGCCGTCCGCTTCTCATCATCGCAGAGGACGTGGAAGGCGAGGCACTCGCAACGCTCGTCGTCAACAAGCTGCGTGGCGGCCTGAAGATCGCGGCCGTCAAGGCTCCGGGCTTCGGCGATCGCCGCAAGGCCATGCTTGAGGACATCGCCGTCCTGACCGGCGGCACGGTGATCTCCGAGGATCTCGGCATCAAGCTCGAGAACGTGACGCTCGAAATGCTCGGCACCGCCGACAAGGTCGAGATCACCAAGGAGACCACCACGATCGTCGACGGCGCCGGCCAGAAGGCCGACATCGAAGGCCGCGTGACGCAGATCAAGGCACAGATCGAGGAAACCTCCTCGGACTACGACCGTGAAAAGCTGCAGGAACGTCTTGCCAAGCTCGCCGGCGGTGTTGCCGTGATCCGCGTCGGCGGTGCGACCGAAACCGAGGTGAAGGAAAAGAAGGACCGCGTCGACGACGCCCTCAACGCGACCCGCGCGGCCGTCGAGGAAGGCATCGTCCCGGGCGGCGGTGTTGCCCTTCTGCGCGCCAAGACGGCCGTCGAAAAGCTGACGTCGGACAACTCCGACATCATGGCCGGCATCAAGATCGTGCTGCGCGCGCTTGAAGCCCCGATCCGCCAGATCGCCGAAAACGCCGGCGTCGAAGGCTCGATCGTGGTCGGCAAGATCCAGGAGAACAACGACCCGAACTTCGGCTTCAATGCTCAAAGCGAGCAGTTCGTCGACATGGTCGAGACCGGCATCATCGACCCGACCAAGGTCGTGCGGACGGCTCTCCAGGATGCGGCATCCATCGCCGGCCTGCTCATCACGACCGAAGCCATGGTCGCCGAGCTGCCGAAGAAGGATGGCGGCGGCGCCCCGGCAATGCCGGGCGGCGGCATGGGCGGCATGGACTTCTAA
- the groES gene encoding co-chaperone GroES, whose amino-acid sequence MKFRPLHDRVVVRRVESEEKTAGGIIIPDTAKEKPQEGEVVAVGPGSRKENGDLIALDVKSGDRVLFGKWSGTEVKIDGEDLLIMKESDIMGVVG is encoded by the coding sequence ATGAAGTTCCGCCCTTTGCATGATCGCGTCGTGGTTCGCCGCGTCGAATCCGAAGAAAAAACCGCCGGCGGGATCATCATCCCGGACACCGCCAAGGAAAAGCCGCAGGAAGGCGAAGTTGTCGCCGTCGGTCCCGGCTCGCGCAAGGAAAACGGCGACCTGATCGCCCTCGACGTCAAGTCCGGCGACCGTGTGCTGTTCGGCAAGTGGTCCGGCACCGAAGTCAAGATCGATGGCGAAGACCTTCTGATCATGAAGGAAAGCGACATCATGGGCGTTGTCGGCTGA
- a CDS encoding VWA domain-containing protein, whose amino-acid sequence MKTIVDLVRDFRAQRSGSIVIPFALTIGFVLLVVGAGLDYSRASNTRVVLQAAVDATALAANYDSEGLAEAKVRANAIDYFKAIYKGDPDDVNLDVTVEQGTVTVSATQAVQTLFGGILNVDKVDVGVRSETVIGKATFDVVMVLDNSGSMGGSKLKTLKDASEDLSKTLFAINEKGDKKDRVKIGLVPFTSFVNIGTDKETESWMDREGQSPEHWSNFETRDDGTPDPAEMESQFFYNGKPSRFTLFKQLKHTKWLGCVEARPVPYDVTDDAPDKRVPATLYVPEFAPDEPDGRYTRWGDRHSNDYIRDDSGGCRDKASKKARKLGKETHVYAQERMCKYRNQNRSFGNTYTKGPNYTCRTQPLTDLTTDKNAILRDLKDMKANGNTNIHQGVVWGWRVLSPQAPFTKGRVREEDSDDEHVRILIVMTDGANTYQGQNSFNKTNINAYGYGREERLGSGIDSTWEIARAMDQRTALACANAKNDGINVYTVAFRISDRDTVNMMRNCASNGNMAFDARSNDDLVSAFKRIAEEISKLRLNK is encoded by the coding sequence ATGAAAACCATTGTCGATCTTGTCAGAGATTTCCGCGCCCAGCGCTCCGGAAGCATCGTCATTCCGTTTGCGCTGACGATCGGCTTTGTTCTTCTGGTTGTCGGGGCGGGGCTCGATTATTCGCGCGCATCCAACACCAGGGTGGTGCTTCAGGCTGCGGTCGATGCGACCGCGCTTGCGGCAAACTATGACAGTGAAGGATTGGCCGAAGCCAAGGTCCGGGCGAACGCGATCGACTATTTCAAGGCCATCTACAAGGGCGATCCGGACGATGTGAATCTCGACGTCACCGTCGAGCAGGGCACGGTAACCGTTTCCGCGACCCAGGCGGTCCAGACCTTGTTCGGCGGCATACTCAATGTCGACAAGGTCGATGTCGGTGTGCGGTCTGAAACGGTGATCGGCAAGGCCACCTTCGATGTCGTGATGGTGCTCGACAACTCCGGATCCATGGGCGGCAGCAAGCTGAAAACGCTCAAGGATGCCTCGGAAGATCTTTCCAAGACGCTCTTTGCGATCAACGAGAAGGGCGACAAGAAGGATCGCGTCAAGATCGGCCTCGTGCCCTTCACCTCCTTCGTCAACATCGGGACCGACAAGGAAACGGAAAGCTGGATGGACCGCGAGGGCCAATCGCCGGAGCACTGGAGCAACTTCGAGACACGGGACGACGGAACCCCGGATCCGGCCGAAATGGAAAGCCAGTTCTTCTACAACGGCAAGCCCAGCCGCTTCACGCTGTTCAAGCAGCTCAAGCATACGAAATGGCTTGGATGCGTGGAGGCCCGTCCGGTCCCCTACGACGTGACGGACGATGCGCCCGACAAGCGCGTGCCCGCCACGCTCTACGTGCCGGAGTTCGCTCCCGACGAGCCGGACGGAAGATACACCCGCTGGGGCGACCGCCATTCCAACGACTACATTCGCGACGATTCCGGCGGATGCCGGGACAAGGCCTCGAAAAAGGCGCGCAAGCTGGGCAAGGAAACGCATGTCTATGCCCAGGAGCGCATGTGCAAGTACCGCAACCAGAACAGGTCGTTCGGCAACACCTATACCAAGGGGCCGAATTACACCTGCCGCACCCAGCCGCTCACCGACCTGACGACGGACAAGAATGCGATCTTGCGCGATCTGAAAGACATGAAGGCCAACGGCAACACCAACATCCACCAGGGTGTCGTGTGGGGCTGGCGCGTGTTGTCGCCGCAGGCGCCGTTCACAAAGGGGCGTGTGCGGGAAGAAGACAGCGACGACGAGCACGTGCGCATCCTGATCGTCATGACCGATGGCGCGAACACCTATCAGGGGCAGAATTCGTTCAACAAGACGAACATCAATGCCTATGGTTACGGTCGGGAAGAGCGTCTCGGCAGCGGAATCGACAGCACCTGGGAGATCGCCAGGGCGATGGACCAGCGCACGGCGCTTGCCTGCGCGAATGCCAAGAACGACGGCATCAACGTCTACACCGTGGCATTCCGGATCAGCGATCGCGACACGGTGAACATGATGCGCAACTGTGCCTCGAACGGAAACATGGCTTTTGATGCCCGCTCCAACGACGATCTGGTGAGTGCCTTCAAGCGCATTGCGGAAGAAATCAGCAAGTTGCGGCTCAACAAGTAG
- a CDS encoding sigma-54 dependent transcriptional regulator — MESMHGAEGQIRLAVLDGNGSMRNLAGSIVDAMDHPCATPVAYQSFEPFYAASTQVRPDVMIVDLETLGQDGHLSRLAAAQPQAFLMAVSTGQSLSRSLSAMEAGAHDVISAGVDPVSAAEKIDRFLIQTARPSRVDGTRRPTRTQSLAARADDVEPHRFETFIGGSARMREVYDQIERMAPSSAPVFITGESGSGKELCASAIHSRSPRRDRPFIAINCAAIPGELMESEIFGHMRGAFTGATETREGAAEAADGGTLFLDEIGEMDLALQSKLLRFVQTGTVQRIGDTHQRVVNVRIVCATNRDPLSEISEGRFREDLFYRLHVLPVRLPALRDRREDILPLAQSFLSRFCAEEGRRFLEIAGCAGEKLLTYDWPGNVRQLENAIRQAVVLHDGEALRAEMLPGFLLGEGLSTRLEPLSGGFAARSYRGSEDIEPLWAQERRIIETALTAFDGNIAKAAAALEISPSTIYRKRQSWTERMGGTAAAFTAFAG; from the coding sequence ATGGAATCCATGCATGGCGCTGAGGGGCAAATCAGGCTGGCCGTTCTCGACGGCAACGGCTCAATGCGCAATCTCGCGGGATCAATCGTCGACGCAATGGATCATCCCTGCGCGACACCGGTGGCATACCAGAGTTTCGAACCGTTCTACGCGGCAAGCACCCAGGTGCGGCCCGACGTGATGATCGTCGATCTCGAAACGCTTGGACAGGACGGCCACCTATCCCGCCTCGCAGCGGCGCAACCGCAAGCCTTCCTGATGGCGGTGAGCACCGGGCAATCGCTGTCGCGCAGCCTTTCGGCCATGGAGGCCGGGGCGCATGACGTGATCTCGGCCGGTGTCGATCCGGTGTCTGCGGCCGAAAAGATCGATCGCTTCCTGATCCAGACCGCTCGCCCGAGCCGCGTGGACGGCACCCGCCGACCGACAAGGACACAGTCGCTTGCCGCCCGGGCCGACGACGTCGAGCCGCACCGCTTCGAGACCTTCATCGGCGGATCGGCGCGCATGAGAGAGGTCTACGACCAGATCGAACGCATGGCGCCCTCGAGTGCGCCGGTGTTCATCACCGGTGAATCCGGCAGCGGCAAGGAGCTTTGCGCAAGCGCGATCCATTCCCGGTCCCCGCGCCGGGACCGGCCGTTCATCGCAATCAATTGCGCCGCCATTCCCGGCGAGTTGATGGAAAGCGAGATCTTCGGGCACATGCGCGGAGCCTTCACCGGCGCGACCGAGACCCGCGAGGGAGCCGCCGAGGCGGCGGATGGCGGCACGCTCTTTCTCGATGAAATCGGTGAAATGGATCTGGCGCTGCAGTCGAAGCTCTTGCGTTTCGTTCAAACGGGAACGGTGCAGCGCATCGGCGATACGCACCAGCGAGTGGTGAACGTGCGCATCGTGTGTGCGACAAATCGGGATCCGCTTTCGGAAATCTCGGAAGGGCGCTTCCGCGAAGACCTGTTTTATCGGCTTCATGTTCTGCCGGTCCGCCTGCCGGCGCTGCGCGACCGGCGCGAGGACATTCTGCCGCTGGCGCAATCCTTTCTCTCCCGCTTTTGTGCCGAGGAAGGGCGTCGCTTCCTGGAAATCGCCGGCTGCGCGGGCGAAAAGCTGCTCACCTACGACTGGCCCGGCAATGTCCGCCAGCTCGAAAACGCGATCCGCCAGGCGGTTGTCCTGCACGATGGCGAGGCGCTGCGTGCCGAAATGTTGCCGGGTTTTCTCCTGGGCGAAGGCCTGTCGACACGGCTGGAGCCTCTGAGCGGCGGCTTTGCCGCCAGATCCTATCGGGGAAGCGAGGATATCGAGCCGCTCTGGGCGCAGGAACGACGCATCATCGAAACGGCTCTGACGGCCTTCGACGGCAACATCGCCAAGGCGGCGGCCGCACTGGAGATCTCACCTTCGACGATCTACCGCAAACGTCAGTCCTGGACCGAGCGCATGGGCGGCACGGCCGCCGCGTTCACCGCGTTTGCCGGTTAA
- a CDS encoding efflux RND transporter periplasmic adaptor subunit produces the protein MEPMKRFAFTLVLIGLVAAGAGAFWWWSSRPVTVAFVSPQTGRAADVVYATGVVEPVRWAKVTSVLRERIVEMCACEGETVTQGTILGRLDASDARATGAELEARVRLSKQNLDRAVGLLERRVISRQAFEQAENDHSRNVALLAAQTARLSDYELKAPMDGQVLRRDGEVGEVAEPGAVLFWVGQPRPLRVVADVNEEDIPLVRTGQTALVRADAFPGRSFDAVVDQITPKGDPVLKTYRVYLTFSDPPPLMIGMTSDVNIIVNVVEAALLVPLAAVDGDRVLVLGDDGRLATRKLEIGIRGTETVQVLGGLEADARVVAVWRDGLAPGQAARPLAEATGGEGVQ, from the coding sequence ATGGAACCCATGAAACGATTTGCTTTCACTCTTGTCCTGATCGGCCTCGTTGCGGCTGGCGCGGGCGCATTCTGGTGGTGGTCGTCGCGTCCCGTCACGGTCGCGTTCGTCTCGCCGCAGACCGGGCGGGCCGCGGATGTGGTCTATGCGACCGGCGTCGTCGAGCCGGTGCGCTGGGCCAAGGTGACGAGTGTTTTGCGCGAACGCATCGTCGAGATGTGCGCCTGCGAGGGCGAAACCGTGACCCAGGGCACGATACTGGGCCGCCTCGATGCATCGGACGCCCGGGCGACCGGCGCGGAGCTGGAGGCGCGCGTGCGCCTGTCGAAACAGAACCTCGACCGGGCCGTCGGCTTGCTGGAGCGACGGGTGATCTCGCGTCAGGCGTTCGAGCAGGCGGAAAACGATCATTCGAGAAACGTCGCCCTTCTCGCGGCGCAGACCGCGCGCCTGTCCGACTATGAGTTGAAGGCGCCGATGGATGGTCAGGTGCTGCGGCGTGACGGTGAGGTCGGGGAGGTCGCCGAACCCGGAGCGGTGCTCTTCTGGGTCGGTCAGCCGCGTCCGTTGCGTGTCGTGGCGGATGTGAACGAGGAGGATATTCCCCTCGTGCGGACCGGCCAGACGGCGCTGGTGCGCGCGGACGCCTTTCCCGGTCGCTCCTTCGATGCCGTTGTCGACCAGATCACGCCAAAGGGCGACCCCGTCCTCAAAACCTATCGCGTCTATCTCACGTTTTCCGATCCGCCGCCGCTGATGATCGGTATGACCAGCGATGTGAACATCATCGTCAATGTGGTCGAGGCAGCGCTGCTGGTGCCCTTGGCGGCGGTCGACGGCGACCGCGTGCTCGTGCTGGGCGACGACGGGCGTCTTGCCACGCGCAAGCTGGAAATCGGGATCCGCGGCACGGAGACGGTGCAGGTGCTTGGCGGGCTTGAAGCCGATGCACGGGTCGTGGCGGTCTGGCGCGACGGTCTGGCCCCGGGTCAGGCCGCGCGTCCGCTTGCGGAGGCGACCGGCGGCGAGGGCGTGCAATGA
- a CDS encoding ABC transporter permease: MPLILSIALTHVGGRFRQSIVSVLGVMLGVGFSIAMAALMEGSQRDFVATLVDAIPHVEVSDDRRDAAPPPATDFFDAVNVIGARPDDDTRGLRNPVRIRAMLENWLPGEMAASLSGQAVLRYGGKDVAVALTGVDPAAHLRVSTIGEDMQKGAFMDLAADLNGLIIGDGVADKIGANVGDTVAVSTSSGAVRRLKVIGLFHTGVTQADDATGYTVLKTAQVLFSRPNAINRLSIRLDDVNSARAVAQRVERMTGYRATSWQEANESLMEVLMVRNIIMYTVVGAILLVAGFGIFTIVSTIVHEKSRDIAILKSLGFEQADIRRIFLMEGLFIGVVGSVLGSVLGYALSVFLGSLDFEVKTNVELTSLPMHYSVWHYAIACGFALFSAGIAGYLPARRAAQLNPVDIIRGAS, encoded by the coding sequence ATGCCCCTGATCCTGTCGATTGCGCTCACCCATGTCGGTGGCCGGTTTCGCCAGAGCATCGTCTCGGTGCTTGGCGTCATGCTCGGTGTCGGCTTTTCCATCGCCATGGCGGCGTTGATGGAAGGGTCGCAGCGCGATTTCGTTGCAACCCTGGTCGATGCCATTCCCCATGTCGAGGTGAGTGACGACCGCCGGGACGCCGCGCCTCCACCGGCCACCGACTTCTTCGATGCGGTGAATGTGATCGGCGCGCGCCCGGACGACGACACCCGGGGATTGCGCAATCCCGTTCGCATCAGGGCGATGCTTGAGAACTGGCTTCCGGGCGAAATGGCGGCTTCGCTCTCCGGGCAGGCGGTGCTGCGGTATGGGGGCAAGGATGTCGCCGTCGCGCTGACCGGCGTCGATCCGGCCGCGCACCTCAGGGTGTCCACGATCGGCGAGGACATGCAAAAAGGCGCCTTCATGGATCTGGCTGCCGATTTGAACGGACTGATCATCGGCGACGGGGTTGCCGACAAGATCGGCGCGAACGTCGGCGACACGGTGGCGGTTTCGACCTCCTCGGGCGCGGTGCGCCGGCTGAAGGTGATAGGCCTGTTTCATACAGGCGTGACGCAGGCAGACGATGCCACCGGCTACACGGTGCTGAAGACCGCGCAGGTTCTGTTTTCCCGTCCAAACGCGATCAACCGGCTCTCGATCCGGCTGGATGACGTCAATTCCGCCCGCGCGGTGGCGCAACGGGTGGAGCGCATGACCGGCTATCGCGCCACGTCATGGCAAGAGGCGAACGAAAGCCTGATGGAAGTCCTCATGGTGCGCAACATCATCATGTACACGGTGGTCGGCGCGATTCTGCTTGTCGCCGGTTTCGGCATTTTCACAATCGTCTCGACCATCGTTCACGAGAAGTCCCGCGACATCGCGATCCTGAAGTCTCTCGGCTTCGAGCAGGCCGACATTCGCCGGATCTTCCTGATGGAGGGATTGTTCATCGGTGTGGTCGGATCGGTTCTTGGCTCCGTGCTTGGATATGCGCTGAGCGTGTTCCTCGGATCGCTCGATTTCGAGGTCAAGACGAACGTCGAACTCACCTCGCTACCGATGCACTACAGCGTCTGGCACTATGCGATTGCCTGCGGCTTCGCGTTGTTTTCCGCCGGGATCGCGGGGTATTTGCCGGCACGCCGCGCTGCTCAGCTCAATCCGGTCGACATCATCAGGGGGGCGTCGTGA
- a CDS encoding ABC transporter ATP-binding protein: MIEARGLTRILPGLVPVTLVRDIDLTIGAGEFVAITGPSGSGKSSLLYLLGLLDMPTRGEVLINGLPTHLHSEARRARERLSTLGFVFQFHFLLPEFSVAENVMIPMRKLGKLDAKAMRARATGMLGELGLAEHVDKLPIQLSGGQRQRVAVARALANDPPAILADEPTGSLDSKSSAQVFQTLRKLVDDHGKTVIAVTHDLEMAEKMDRRLHLVDGMLADP, translated from the coding sequence CTGATCGAGGCGCGCGGACTGACCCGCATTCTGCCGGGTCTCGTCCCGGTAACGCTCGTGCGCGACATCGACCTGACGATCGGCGCGGGTGAATTCGTCGCGATCACGGGACCGTCGGGATCGGGCAAGTCATCGCTGCTTTATCTGCTCGGCCTGCTCGACATGCCGACCAGGGGCGAGGTACTGATCAACGGCCTGCCGACCCATCTGCATTCCGAGGCCCGTCGCGCGCGCGAGCGCCTGTCGACGCTGGGGTTCGTTTTTCAGTTTCATTTTCTGCTGCCGGAGTTTTCCGTTGCCGAAAACGTCATGATCCCGATGCGCAAGCTTGGAAAGCTGGACGCGAAGGCCATGCGCGCCCGCGCCACGGGCATGCTCGGGGAACTGGGCCTTGCCGAGCATGTCGACAAGCTTCCGATCCAGTTGTCCGGCGGTCAGCGCCAACGCGTCGCCGTGGCGCGCGCGCTGGCCAACGATCCGCCGGCGATCCTCGCCGACGAACCCACTGGCAGTCTCGACAGCAAGTCGTCCGCGCAGGTGTTCCAGACACTGCGAAAGCTCGTCGACGACCACGGCAAGACGGTGATTGCCGTGACCCACGACCTGGAGATGGCCGAGAAAATGGATCGCCGGCTTCATCTGGTCGACGGGATGCTGGCCGACCCCTGA
- a CDS encoding heavy-metal-associated domain-containing protein has translation MIELRIEGMACQGCATSVERAIVAADPAARTEIDLDSGRARIESALPKERLVAVVEAAGYDVPAS, from the coding sequence ATGATCGAATTGCGGATTGAAGGCATGGCATGCCAAGGCTGCGCAACCTCGGTGGAACGCGCAATCGTGGCAGCCGATCCGGCCGCCAGAACGGAGATCGACCTGGACAGCGGGCGTGCCCGCATTGAAAGCGCCTTGCCGAAGGAGCGTCTCGTCGCGGTGGTCGAGGCCGCAGGATACGACGTGCCGGCGTCCTGA
- a CDS encoding EAL domain-containing protein: MARATTIFIFLCMGVIAASVSAIMMFQFARPAGEAFTLGLALLCAMIVVHLVFTRQRDRSDVSARVAELEERVLEVDQDVGNLEGRLTGMETNLPRRTREEIDPLFAEVEVLGSLIKQMAEAMAGMEDRIDEQDQRAVAPPPREQLGHYEEAPRALGYSGIDRTSDQAPPRADPAPPRAEPAPRSAAPPPSAVPRDNPPDPALRRTIQEALDNNRVDLFLQPLVTLPQRQVRDYEALTRIRDHNDVFLEPVDFIEEATRAGMMPAIDNLMLFRAIQVLRRLTNRNRRSGLFVNLSSQTLVDERFFPGFLDFLRANNGFSDQLTFEFTQRDVSEMGALEHESLAALAELGFRFSIDRVTNLRLDFKSLSDRGFRFVKLHASRLVGAERMPDSHIHPADLGDLLRRFAMELIVDHIETEAQVLEVLDLDARIGQGYLFSPPRPVRPEVLQGRPPKAMRRAAE, encoded by the coding sequence ATGGCACGCGCGACAACGATCTTCATTTTCCTCTGCATGGGCGTGATTGCGGCCTCCGTGTCCGCGATCATGATGTTCCAGTTTGCCCGCCCCGCGGGGGAGGCCTTCACGCTGGGCCTGGCGCTTTTGTGTGCGATGATCGTGGTGCATCTGGTCTTCACCAGACAGCGCGATCGCAGCGACGTCAGTGCCAGGGTCGCCGAACTGGAAGAGCGTGTGCTCGAGGTCGATCAGGATGTCGGCAATCTTGAAGGCCGGCTCACCGGCATGGAGACCAATCTTCCGCGTCGCACCCGCGAGGAGATCGATCCGCTCTTCGCCGAGGTAGAGGTGCTCGGCAGCCTGATCAAGCAGATGGCCGAGGCGATGGCGGGGATGGAAGACCGCATCGACGAGCAGGACCAGCGCGCCGTCGCGCCGCCGCCGCGCGAGCAACTCGGCCACTACGAGGAAGCGCCGCGCGCGCTCGGCTATTCCGGAATCGATCGCACGTCCGACCAGGCGCCGCCGCGCGCCGATCCCGCGCCGCCGCGCGCCGAGCCCGCGCCGCGTAGCGCTGCGCCGCCGCCGTCAGCCGTGCCGCGCGACAATCCGCCGGACCCTGCGCTGCGCCGCACCATCCAGGAGGCGCTCGACAACAATCGTGTCGATCTCTTCCTGCAGCCGCTGGTCACGCTTCCCCAGCGCCAGGTGCGCGACTACGAAGCGCTGACGCGCATCCGCGATCACAACGATGTTTTTCTCGAGCCCGTCGATTTCATCGAGGAAGCGACCCGCGCGGGAATGATGCCGGCCATAGACAATCTCATGCTGTTTCGCGCGATCCAGGTGCTGCGCCGGCTGACGAACCGCAACCGTCGCTCGGGCCTGTTCGTCAACCTGTCGTCCCAGACCCTGGTCGACGAACGTTTCTTTCCGGGATTTTTGGATTTCCTTCGCGCCAACAACGGGTTCAGCGATCAACTGACCTTCGAGTTCACCCAGCGTGACGTTTCCGAGATGGGCGCGCTTGAACACGAGAGCCTCGCGGCGCTGGCGGAACTCGGCTTCCGCTTCTCCATCGACCGGGTCACCAACCTGCGCCTGGACTTCAAGTCGTTGTCGGATCGGGGATTCCGCTTCGTGAAGCTCCATGCCAGCCGGCTGGTCGGCGCAGAGCGCATGCCCGACAGCCACATCCATCCGGCGGATCTCGGCGATCTGCTGCGCCGCTTCGCAATGGAACTCATTGTCGATCATATCGAGACGGAAGCGCAGGTGCTGGAAGTGCTCGACCTCGACGCGCGTATCGGCCAGGGCTACCTGTTTTCCCCGCCGCGTCCCGTGCGTCCGGAAGTCCTGCAGGGACGGCCGCCCAAGGCGATGCGCCGGGCGGCCGAGTAG